In Gordonia iterans, the following proteins share a genomic window:
- the iolC gene encoding 5-dehydro-2-deoxygluconokinase: MTTPAPYDLVTVGRIGVDIYPLQDGVGLEEVETFGKYLGGSAANVAVAGARHGLRTAIVTATGDDAFGRYLHRELGRLGVDDRFVGTVSGLNTPVTFCEIFPPDDFPLYFYREPIAPDLTLEAGDLDLDAIANARIYWSTVTGLSREPSRAAHHVAWEARARERVSEADRSARAARTILDLDYRPMFWNSAQEASEEVGKALDHVTIAIGNKEECEVAVGETEPDRAADALLERGLELAVVKQGPKGVLAKTRDERVEVPPYFVDVVNGLGAGDSFGGAFCYGLLQGWDLERILRFANVAGAIVASRRECSTAMPTTDEVENILEELDS; this comes from the coding sequence ATGACGACACCCGCACCCTACGACCTGGTCACCGTCGGCCGGATCGGCGTCGACATCTACCCGTTGCAGGACGGCGTCGGTCTCGAAGAGGTCGAGACGTTCGGCAAGTATCTGGGCGGCAGCGCGGCCAACGTCGCCGTCGCCGGCGCCCGGCACGGGTTGCGTACCGCGATCGTCACCGCGACCGGCGACGATGCCTTCGGGCGCTATCTCCACCGGGAACTCGGCCGCCTGGGCGTCGACGACCGCTTCGTGGGCACGGTGTCCGGGCTGAACACCCCGGTGACGTTCTGCGAGATCTTTCCGCCGGACGACTTCCCGCTGTACTTCTACCGTGAACCGATTGCACCCGACCTGACCCTCGAAGCCGGCGACCTCGACCTCGATGCGATCGCGAACGCGCGCATCTACTGGTCGACGGTCACCGGGCTCTCCCGCGAGCCGAGCCGAGCCGCTCACCACGTCGCCTGGGAGGCGCGCGCCCGGGAGCGCGTGAGCGAGGCTGATCGATCGGCCAGGGCGGCCCGCACGATTCTCGACCTCGACTACCGGCCGATGTTCTGGAACTCGGCACAGGAGGCGTCCGAGGAGGTCGGCAAGGCGCTCGACCACGTCACGATCGCCATCGGGAACAAGGAGGAGTGCGAGGTCGCGGTCGGTGAGACCGAACCCGATCGCGCCGCCGACGCACTCCTCGAGCGCGGACTGGAACTGGCCGTCGTCAAGCAGGGGCCGAAGGGCGTGCTGGCCAAGACTCGCGACGAGCGCGTGGAGGTGCCGCCGTACTTCGTGGACGTCGTCAACGGGCTGGGTGCGGGCGACAGCTTCGGCGGCGCCTTCTGCTACGGCCTGCTGCAGGGTTGGGACCTGGAGCGGATCCTCCGTTTCGCGAACGTGGCCGGAGCGATCGTCGCCTCCCGCCGCGAGTGCTCGACCGCCATGCCGACCACCGACGAGGTGGAGAACATCCTTGAGGAGCTCGATTCATGA
- a CDS encoding GntR family transcriptional regulator, whose protein sequence is MTRVSPTEIDVELDRLSPVPLYFQLAQAMEHAIVAGQLQPGDRIENEIDLAKRLNMSRPTARQAIQALVDKGLLVRKRGVGTQVVRNEVHRAVELTSLYEDLADAHRTPTTELLDYRLGPADTEVADELGVDHDAPVVEMRRLRLADGEPIAILTNFLPADFAPAPDELSQKGLYQCLRSRGLTIQLARQRIGARIAEGDEARLLHEEEGCAVLTMQRVAFNEMGKAIELGRHVYRSSLYFFDVSVHSR, encoded by the coding sequence ATGACCAGGGTGAGCCCCACTGAGATCGACGTCGAGCTCGACCGACTGAGCCCCGTACCGCTGTACTTCCAGCTGGCCCAGGCAATGGAGCACGCGATCGTGGCCGGTCAGCTCCAGCCGGGCGATCGCATCGAGAACGAGATCGACCTGGCCAAGCGCCTGAACATGTCCCGGCCCACCGCCCGGCAGGCCATCCAGGCGCTCGTCGACAAGGGACTGCTGGTCCGCAAGCGTGGGGTCGGCACCCAGGTGGTGCGCAACGAGGTGCATCGAGCCGTCGAACTGACCAGCCTGTACGAGGATCTCGCCGATGCCCACCGGACTCCCACGACCGAATTGCTCGACTACCGGCTCGGCCCCGCCGACACCGAGGTCGCCGACGAGCTGGGCGTCGATCACGACGCCCCCGTGGTCGAGATGCGCCGGCTGCGGCTGGCCGACGGCGAGCCGATCGCCATCCTCACGAACTTCCTGCCCGCGGATTTCGCGCCGGCGCCGGACGAGCTCAGCCAGAAGGGCCTGTACCAGTGCCTGCGCTCGCGCGGCCTCACCATCCAGCTGGCGCGGCAGCGGATCGGCGCGCGCATCGCCGAAGGCGACGAGGCCCGGCTGCTCCACGAGGAGGAGGGCTGCGCCGTCCTCACCATGCAGCGCGTGGCCTTCAACGAGATGGGCAAGGCGATCGAGCTCGGCCGCCACGTCTACCGCTCGTCGCTCTACTTCTTCGACGTCTCCGTCCACAGCCGCTGA
- a CDS encoding bifunctional acetate--CoA ligase family protein/GNAT family N-acetyltransferase → MTAGDHEGVAAPHSEGEQRSSYPEDWRADVLAADGGVIHLRPIEPDDAFKLVQFHSKLSEETRFLRYFEPHEKLEAAEVYRATHVDNRYRVSLVGLLGDEIIAVGVYEGSPDSTSAEVAFTVADEHQRRGLGSVLLEHLAGAAAENGIERFEAYVLAENPSMVRVFKDAGYQVNGTDDGEIIELEFAIDPSEALLQVRNARERASEARSVRNLLSPRSIAVIGASPTEGKVGHAVLANLLQGGYTGPIFPVNAGRGAVLGVRAFPSVRDIPDRVDLAIVAVPASDIDEVLDDCLDKGVKGLVVLSAGFADSDADGYAAQRRLVREARAHGMRLVGPNALGIGNNDPAVSMNATLAPELPGWGRAGFFCQSDPLGALVLREAATRRLGLSTFVSAGNRADVSANDLLQYWDSDPDTDLVLLYLESLGNPRKFMHLARRMARFKPIVVVRSSRIDRPDAHGDAPAIDNTVAANVFGQAGVIAVDSIVEMFDCATVLCHQPLPAGPRVAVISTSAPLGRLAVDAARSGGLTATRTEILGPSADPDEFAAALAEVMADPDVDAVVALVVPPVPIPMEPFAAPLRAVAYTCAKPIVTTFAGENGIPELLAVNGSDGMPAFGSVPSLPDPDRAVRALQRVWGYARWLKLPVSEPRRPDGVDDERAHGIVVSALRRGATDCGWLADRDVAELLDCFGIPLVDFREAASTDEAVAGAEELGYPVALKATSEGWRNRPDMRGVRLDLDRPREVRRAYTDLAADSGSPRVHVQRMAAKGIGCVLSVHDDPSFGSVISFGLSGMITELLGDRAFRALPLGPDDARQLIAAPRAAPLLAGVAHTEPADTEALADIAERVSALCERIPEIRELRLEPILASAGGAAVLAGHVRIDTAPRRRGIDPRRIT, encoded by the coding sequence GTGACCGCCGGGGACCACGAGGGTGTCGCCGCGCCGCATTCCGAGGGGGAGCAGCGGTCCAGCTACCCCGAGGATTGGCGCGCCGACGTGCTCGCCGCCGACGGCGGGGTGATCCACCTGCGGCCGATCGAGCCGGACGACGCCTTCAAGCTGGTCCAGTTCCACTCGAAGCTCTCCGAGGAGACCCGATTCCTCCGGTACTTCGAGCCGCACGAGAAGCTCGAGGCCGCAGAGGTCTACCGGGCGACGCACGTCGACAACCGGTACCGCGTGAGCCTGGTCGGGCTGCTCGGCGACGAGATCATCGCCGTGGGCGTCTACGAGGGCAGTCCCGATTCGACCTCGGCCGAGGTCGCCTTCACCGTCGCCGACGAGCACCAGCGGCGCGGCCTCGGGTCGGTGCTGTTGGAGCACCTGGCCGGTGCCGCCGCAGAGAACGGGATCGAGCGCTTCGAGGCCTACGTGCTCGCCGAGAACCCGAGCATGGTGCGCGTGTTCAAAGATGCCGGCTACCAGGTGAACGGCACGGACGACGGCGAGATCATCGAGCTCGAATTCGCCATCGACCCCAGCGAAGCACTTCTGCAGGTGCGCAACGCGCGGGAGCGCGCATCGGAGGCGCGCAGCGTCCGGAATCTGCTCTCGCCGCGGTCGATCGCGGTGATCGGCGCGTCTCCGACCGAGGGCAAGGTGGGGCACGCGGTACTGGCGAACCTGTTGCAGGGCGGCTACACCGGGCCGATCTTCCCGGTGAACGCCGGGCGCGGCGCGGTGCTCGGCGTCCGGGCGTTCCCGAGCGTGCGGGACATCCCGGACCGGGTCGACCTCGCGATCGTCGCGGTGCCGGCATCCGACATCGACGAGGTGCTCGACGACTGCCTCGACAAGGGCGTCAAGGGCCTCGTCGTGCTCTCGGCGGGTTTCGCCGACTCCGACGCCGACGGCTATGCGGCCCAGCGCCGGCTGGTCCGGGAGGCTCGCGCTCACGGCATGCGGCTGGTCGGTCCCAACGCGCTGGGCATCGGCAACAACGACCCCGCGGTCTCCATGAACGCGACGCTCGCGCCGGAACTGCCCGGCTGGGGGCGGGCCGGCTTCTTCTGCCAGTCCGACCCGCTGGGAGCGCTGGTGCTGAGGGAGGCCGCCACACGCAGGCTGGGCCTGTCGACGTTCGTCTCGGCCGGCAATCGCGCCGACGTGTCGGCCAACGACCTGCTGCAGTACTGGGACTCCGATCCGGACACCGATCTGGTCCTGTTGTATCTGGAGTCGCTCGGCAACCCGCGCAAGTTCATGCACCTGGCACGCCGGATGGCCAGGTTCAAGCCGATCGTGGTCGTGCGCAGCAGCCGCATCGATCGCCCGGATGCGCATGGCGACGCACCCGCCATCGACAACACGGTCGCGGCGAACGTGTTCGGCCAGGCCGGGGTGATCGCGGTCGATTCGATCGTGGAGATGTTCGACTGCGCGACGGTGCTCTGCCACCAGCCGCTGCCGGCCGGGCCGAGGGTGGCGGTGATCAGCACGAGCGCCCCGCTGGGCCGGCTCGCGGTGGATGCCGCGCGGTCCGGCGGCCTGACGGCGACACGGACCGAGATCCTCGGACCGTCGGCCGATCCGGACGAGTTCGCCGCGGCACTGGCCGAGGTGATGGCCGATCCCGACGTCGACGCGGTGGTGGCGCTGGTGGTGCCGCCGGTCCCCATTCCGATGGAGCCGTTCGCGGCGCCGCTGCGGGCGGTCGCCTACACCTGCGCCAAGCCGATCGTGACGACCTTCGCCGGCGAGAACGGCATCCCGGAACTCCTGGCGGTGAACGGCTCCGACGGCATGCCCGCGTTCGGTTCTGTGCCCTCGCTCCCCGATCCGGATCGCGCGGTCCGTGCCCTGCAGCGGGTGTGGGGGTACGCGCGCTGGCTGAAGCTCCCGGTGTCCGAGCCGCGCCGTCCGGACGGGGTCGACGACGAACGCGCCCACGGCATCGTCGTCTCGGCTCTGCGCCGGGGAGCCACCGACTGCGGCTGGCTCGCCGATCGTGATGTGGCCGAACTGCTGGACTGCTTCGGCATCCCTCTGGTGGACTTCCGCGAGGCGGCCTCGACGGACGAGGCGGTGGCCGGCGCGGAGGAACTCGGCTATCCAGTCGCGCTCAAGGCGACGAGCGAGGGCTGGCGCAATCGGCCGGACATGCGCGGCGTGCGCTTGGACCTGGACCGCCCGAGAGAGGTCCGGCGTGCGTACACCGATCTCGCCGCCGACTCCGGATCCCCGCGCGTGCACGTGCAGCGGATGGCCGCCAAGGGGATCGGCTGCGTGCTCTCCGTGCACGACGACCCGTCATTCGGTTCGGTGATCTCGTTCGGGCTGTCCGGCATGATCACCGAATTGCTCGGCGACCGCGCCTTCCGCGCGTTGCCGCTCGGCCCGGACGATGCGCGACAGCTGATCGCCGCGCCGCGCGCCGCACCGCTGCTGGCCGGCGTCGCGCACACCGAACCCGCCGACACCGAGGCGCTCGCCGACATCGCTGAACGGGTGTCGGCGCTCTGTGAGCGGATCCCGGAGATCCGCGAGCTGCGGCTCGAACCGATCCTCGCTTCGGCCGGCGGCGCCGCCGTCCTCGCCGGGCATGTCCGGATCGACACCGCGCCCCGGCGTCGGGGGATCGATCCGCGTCGCATCACGTGA